From one Felis catus isolate Fca126 chromosome E2, F.catus_Fca126_mat1.0, whole genome shotgun sequence genomic stretch:
- the FELCATV1R6 gene encoding vomeronasal 1 receptor felCatV1R6, protein MTTRDLTMAMIFFLQTTVGILGNFSVFYYYLFLYLTGYKLRCTDLIVKYLTVANLLVIFSKGIPQTMASFGLTHFLDDFGCKLVFFVHRVGRDVAIGTTCLLTVFQVIMISPGDSRWAQLKIKAPKYMGTSNIFCWVLNIVRSIVVPFHLTDKRNNINVTKKIDQDYCYAISSDKIAQSFYVPLLLSHDGFCLGLMLWASGSMVFILHSHKQRVQYIRRNNLSPRSSPESRATRSILVLAFFFLSLWMLSSIFHMCFSVFNNPSLWLRNTSTILTMCFPTLSPYILMRHDPRVSTLYSAWIRKQNRLNLS, encoded by the coding sequence ATGACCACCAGGGATTTGACGATGGCAATGATCTTTTTCTTACAAACTACAGTTGGAATTCTGGGgaatttctctgttttttacTATTATCTCTTCCTTTATTTGACAGGATACAAGCTTAGGTGCACAGACTTGattgttaagtatctgactgtaGCCAACCTCTTAGTTATTTTTTCTAAAGGAATCCCTCAAACAATGGCATCTTTTGGGTTGACACATTTTCTCGATGATTTTGGATGcaaacttgttttctttgttcacaGAGTGGGCAGGGATGTGGCCATTGGAACCACCTGCCTCTTGACTGTCTTCCAGGTGATCATGATCAGTCCTGGGGACTCCAGGTGGGCACAGCTTAAAATAAAAGCTCCCAAGTACATGGGCACCTCCAACATCTTCTGCTGGGTCTTGAATATAGTGCGAAGTATTGTGGTTCCTTTTCATCTAACTGACAAAAGGAATAACATAAACGTCACAAAGAAAATAGATCAGGACTACTGTTACGCGATATCTTCCGACAAAATCGCACAGTCATTCTATGTGCCATTGCTATTATCCCATGATGGTTTCTGTTTGGGGCTCATGCTCTGGGCCAGCGGCTCCATGGTTTTCATCCTGCACAGCCACAAGCAGCGGGTCCAATACATTCGTAGGAACAATCTCTCCCCTAGGTCCTCCCCTGAGAGCAGAGCCACCCGAAGCATCCTTGTGCTGGcgttcttcttcctttctttatggatGCTGTCCTCTATCTTCCACAtgtgtttctcagtttttaacaacCCCAGTCTGTGGCTGAGGAACACTTCTACAATACTCACTATGTGTTTTCCTACTCTCAGCCCCTACATCCTCATGAGACATGACCCCAGAGTGTCCACCCTCTACTCTGCCTGGATAAGGAAACAAAACCGCCTAAACTTATCATAA